The window GAAGGGGTGAACAATCCACGGGCTTCCGCAGGCGCGCCAGCGTGAGGTGGCCCCTGAAGGGGCGGTCTTCCCTTTTCACGCCGACCCTTTCCAGGCGGGAATCGAGCTTCGCCGCGATGGCCGACGCTTCCGCCTGGCCCGCTTCCATCCCCACCCAGAGCACCCTGGCCTTTTTACGGGAGGGAAAGCCGCCGCACCCTCCCAGCGCCGCGCGGAAGGCCCTGCAGAGGGCCGCCGTCTCGCGTATCTCGTTCGACAGCCTTCCCAGCTTCTCCTCCTCGTATTCGCCTATGAACTTCAGGGTAATATGGAGGTTCTCCGGCCTTACCCACCTGGCCTCCGCCAGCCCGCTCCCGTGCCTCTCCACGCACGCGGCGATCGTCCGCCTCGCCTCCTCCGTTATATCTATGGCCACGAAGAGGCGCAGCCTCTCACCTCCCATCGGCCACCTCCACGCCGCGCAGGTGGAAAAGGGCCAGGGTGAGGGCGATGTTCGCCGCGTACTGCCTCACCATCTCCCTGTTGCCCGGGAGGCGGTACCTGTATCCCCACCCGCCCCGCTCGTCGGCGAGCCCGAAGACGACCGTACCCACCGGCTCTCTCTCCCCCCCGCTCCCGGGGCCGGCGACGCCGCTCACGGAAAGCCCCATGTCGGCTGCGAGCAGCCTGCGCGCTCCCGCGGCCATGGCCTCCGCAACCTCCTCGTTCACCGCGCCCTTCTCCTCCAGGAGCGAGGGCGACACCCCGAGAAGGTTTTGCTTCGCCTCATAGTCGTATGCCACCACCCCGCCGCGGAAATAGCGGGAGCTTCCCGCGGCCCTTGTTATCATCTCCGCCACCAGGCCTCCGGTGCACGATTCGGCCACCGCGAGGGTGAGCCCGCGCGCCTCCAGCTCCCTGCCCAGGCTTTCCTCGAGGGTCATCCCGTTTTCCGCCACCACCCAGCCCTCCAGTGCTTCCCTTGCCCTTGCGAGGGCCTGGGAGAGCGTTTCCTCGTCCCTCGAAGAGAGCTTCACCTCGATGCGGCCGGTCGTGGTGCGGTAGGAAACGCGCACCCCCTCCGTTCCCGCCAGCGCCTTTCCCAACAGC of the Actinomycetota bacterium genome contains:
- the thpR gene encoding RNA 2',3'-cyclic phosphodiesterase, whose translation is MGGERLRLFVAIDITEEARRTIAACVERHGSGLAEARWVRPENLHITLKFIGEYEEEKLGRLSNEIRETAALCRAFRAALGGCGGFPSRKKARVLWVGMEAGQAEASAIAAKLDSRLERVGVKREDRPFRGHLTLARLRKPVDCSPLLDKMEVELQHLAERPFEVREMTLYRSILGPGGPRYLPLERVDLGAA
- a CDS encoding CinA family nicotinamide mononucleotide deamidase-related protein translates to MKSCSLISVGDELLDGRVENSNADLLAERMRALGLQVALRVEVGDDLQAIERIFSAAMDLSDLVLVTGGLGPTDDDITREAVAAALGARLVRDGEIEGRLRAFFAALGREMSPSNARQADLIEGAVCITPRLGTAPGQWIERGGKIAVLLPGVPREMEDMVEGDVIPRLRGALELEEVHVAALLVAARPESEVGELLGKALAGTEGVRVSYRTTTGRIEVKLSSRDEETLSQALARAREALEGWVVAENGMTLEESLGRELEARGLTLAVAESCTGGLVAEMITRAAGSSRYFRGGVVAYDYEAKQNLLGVSPSLLEEKGAVNEEVAEAMAAGARRLLAADMGLSVSGVAGPGSGGEREPVGTVVFGLADERGGWGYRYRLPGNREMVRQYAANIALTLALFHLRGVEVADGR